The sequence below is a genomic window from Sorangiineae bacterium MSr12523.
GCGGGCTATTGCCCCGCCGCGTTCGACGCCGCACGCTTCTTCGCAGCCATTTCGCTCGGTTACGGTGACGACGCACTCACCAAGCAGGTACTCGAGCGCTACGTGGATACGCTCAAAGACGCATCCAAGGCGAAGACCATCGATTCCGATCTCGCGCCGAGCTGGAAAAAGAAGCACGAGAAAGGGCTGAGCAAATACACGAAGAATGGCGCATTCGTTCTCGACGATGAGACGAAGCTCTCCGCACCGGATTCGGCCGATCGCGCGGCGGTCGTTGCCGCTGTCTCCTCGGACTCACGCCTCGGGGGCGCCACCGTGCGCGATGTCGCGGATTACGAGCGCGTGAATGGCGGCAGCGGAGGCCTTCGTCGGATTTGGGTGCTCGCCGACGTGAGCTCGACGCGCACCATCCTCGAGCTGAAGGAATTGACCTCACCCGGCGTGACCTGGGGACGTCACACGCGCACCCTCGAGCCGAGCGCCCGCTTCGATACATTGAAGCGGACGTTCTGGGGCGACGCCGATCCGGGCGATGTCTTCACCGTATCCCTCTTGGGAGAGACCTTCATGCTTCGCGACCGCCTCGTCCGCGATGCCCCCGATTTGGGCGATCTGAGCGCTGGTGATCGCAGCAAGGTGCTCGAGGTCGAGGCGAGCCAGCTCGCCATTTTGCATACCTCCGCCTTCTCCGAGGTGAAGAAGGATGCCCTGCGCACCTGGCTATCGGGCACCGCGCAGACGCTCGCAACTCGCTGGAAGAAAGCGTGGAGCGCCGCGCGAAGTGGTCCTTGATGAACTGATAACGTTACCATCCGCGCGGATGGTGTTCATCCGCCGAGCTGCACGGCCTTGCCGACCCACGTGTCGACCTCCGCGGCCTCTACGAGGAAGTCCGCAACGTCGGCACGAGACATCGAGCTCGGCACCTTCTCGAGCTTGATCGTTTTGTCACGGGTGTCTTGCTCCTGTCGCACGCGATCCGCGTACGGGAGCTTCAGGAAGATGCCGAAGATGACCTTCTCGGCGAACCAGCCGGTAAGTTTCGGGTGCTCGATCGCGAGTTTTTCGGCGCTCCGCGCGAAGGCCGTTACCTCGTGCCCGCGCGCGAGCGCCGCCTCGACGGCAAGTGCACCGGTCCCCTTCGACGCTCCGACAATCAGAATGCGCACGTTCGTCTCCGGTCAGCGCTTATTGGCGATTGGGGGCGTTCGCGAAGACACTCTTGTCATAGAGCGCCTTGATCGCGGTGATCTTCCCGTTGTTTGTCGTGAAGTGTTTCGCGGAGAGCACGCTCGAAACGGGCTGCGTGTGCGTATAGTACATCAAGAGCGCGGTCGTCTCATCGCCGTAGGCTGCAACCATCGTCGCGCCTTCGAGCATGGGAGCGAACGAACTTTCCGCCTCGTGCAACGCGTCCCCGCCTTCGATGCGACCGAAGGGCGTTTCGGAGACGACGTCGTCCGCAACGACCTTCATGGCGGTCGCGTGATCGCGGTTCTTCCAGGCCTCGTGGTAGGCGAGGGCTAGTTCGAGGGCGGGACTGGTATTGGCGTTCTTCGTCATGGCAAAGGTTCCTTTTGGGTGGTGACAGAATCGGTCCGCAAGCGACGCGCTCACGTCTTGCTGTCCAGCAGGAACTCTAGGCACGGACGCCGACGGAGGAAGTGAGGAGGATTGTCGATGCTGACAAGCGATGTCAGCATGTTCGCCCGCTATCGCGGTTTGAAGCCCTTCGTCTCGGTCCATTCGCGTAGCAGCGCTTGCCGGCTCTTTGGATACCGCTCGTTCAGCACCGTAATCTTCGAAATGCGATCGGTCCGGAAGTGGCGGAGATCGGTTCGAAGCTCGCACCACGCGGCAACGACACGCCAGATCTGAAAGAAGCCGAGGGCGAGAGGCCAGATGACGCGGCGGGTTTCCTTTCCATGCCCGTCCTTGTAGGAGATGGAAAGCTTCGACTCGGTGCGGATGGCGCGCCGAATCTTGCTGAGCTCCTCGTCGCCCGCAGCGGGGGCCTGCTTTCGCTCGCCGATGACAAGCACGCCCGAGGCGTCCAGGCCGCGCCGAAGATCTCGGGGGAGAACGGCGGCAATCTTCGAGAGCGCAGTCCTCCCAGCATCCGCCAGTCGGGTGTCCGCTTTCTCTGCAACCCATCGCCAGCCGACGGTGAGCGCCTCGAGCTCCTCTTCGGTGAATATCAGAGGCGGCAGAAGAAACCCAGGTCGCAGCACATAACCGACTCCGGGCTCTCCGTCGATGCGTGCCCCCATTTTCTGGAGCGCCGCGACGTCCCGGTACAAGGTGCGAAGGCTGACTTGCAACTTGCCGGCGAGGACAGCGCCACTCACCGGGGAGCGATAGCCGCGCAAAACCTCGACCAGTCGAAGAAGGCGTTCACTGCGTGTCATCGCGCTGCCCCACGATGCTGTCACGGGCCGTCGGCATAGTCGATCACATCGGCTCGATCGGCATCCCGGACTTCGAACAATGGATCAGTTCTCGCGTGAGAAGCGCTCCCATGCGGCTTGGCGGCTCACGCCCAGGGCGGTGGCGATGCGCTCCCAGCTCACGTTTCGTGCTCGCAGCATATCGACGTGCTCGTGGAGCTTCTCGGCCGTGGCATGTACGGCGGCTTCGGCGGCGGGCAACGCATCGAGGAGTTCCTCGTCCGTCATCGATTGCCAACTCGCGAAGGCTGCGGTCGGCTTTCCGGTGAGGATGCGCTGGCAAAGGCCAACACACGCGTCGCAAATATACACGCCTGGCCCGGCCACCATTTCGCCCGAAGGAGATTTACGGCAAAATGAGCACTGCGGCCGTTGCGTTTCTTTCGTTGTGGCGCCCTGCATTTTCGTTCTCCTTTTCACGTACGTGTCAAGGTAGCCCTGACACGGTTCGCGTCAAGGCAACCCTGACAAGTTTTCTCAGCTTGAGATTCAGTTGGAGCTATCTTGGGGGGATTTTTCGTTGATAAGGGACTAGGGATATCTCCAGTTCACACGCAAATAATAACGGTAGCACTCGTACGAGATGAAACGCTCATGGGCTTCCCGAACCGAGTGCCCGCGCCTCCGTAGCTACCCATTGACGCTTCGCTCGCTCGTCCATCGCATGCCATGGCTGCCCAATTGACGCGTCATAAGCGGGGAGGACGCCGGTTTTGATTCTTGCCGGGAGGCCGTTCCGCTTCACTCGAAACTGCGGTTCATTTACCGCGGGTCGTTCGCGTGCGACGATCAAAAGGATGGACTTCGCGTCGACTTCAATGGCTTTTTCGCGAACGCCTTTGCCTGTCGCACGAGTACATGCATTGACGAAGCCGGAGAATCCATTGACTTGCACACCGGCATGGTGATGACGGTGTTCGACGAGTACGGCAACGAGCTCGGCGAGCGGCGCCAGCGAGGCGCCGAGCACACCGAAGATCAATCCGTCCGCAATCAAGGATCGATGTCGTCGCATGAGGGCTCGCTAATGCCATCCTCACGACGACGACATCCGGAACGTCTCGAAATCGATCACGGGCGATCGGATTGCGAGCGGCGCCTTGGAGCCCGCGCCGGACTGGCCAAGGTGCACCGGCTCGAAGCGCGTCCTGAGATCGACGCCGACGGCGTGCGGCACGGACGAGGGCCGGGCGAATGGGTGAACGGCTCCAGTTTCTCGTGGATGAACGCGTCAACGTGAAGGACGCCAGCCGACGGGCTACGCAGATTCGCGAAAAGCTCATTTCAGATGGTTGGATCGTCTCGTCTGCCGACGAGGAATGCGTTCTCTGCGCGAAGGGCCACCGCCCAGGACCTCGCGCCCAGTCATGGTACTCGCGTGAAAGAGGCGAACTGGACTTCATGACGCCAGAACGCATCCGGCAACCTCCGGAACGGTTAAGTGATCGATATTGCACCATATTTTCGAACGGTCTTTCCATCGACGAAGGAACGTGTATGTACCTTCGTCGTTGGATCTGACGGACGAGCAGTGGGAGGCGGTGCGAGACAGCATTCCGGAGCCTGAGCGACAGGGGACGACGGAGCGAGGCGGACGGCCGTGGCGAGATCCTAGAGATGTATTGAACGGGATCCTTGGATCTTGCGAACAGGTGCACCGTGGGCTGACCTGCCTCGCCGCTACCCAGCGTATCGGACGTGTCACGACCGCTTTCAGAAGTGGGACGTGAGGGCGTCTTCGACGCAATACTGACAGTCCTAGCAGAGGATTTGCGCAGTAGAGGCAAAGTGGACTTGAGCGAAGCATTCATCGACGGCAGCCATGCCGGCGAAAAAGGGGGGCCTTGATGTTGGGATCACTCGCCGCGGCAAGCGACCAAGATCATGGCAGTGGCAGACCGCCATGGTCTTCCTATCGCCGTCTGGACTGCGAGTGGTCAGCGACATGAAACGAACCTTGTCGAAGAAACGCTCAACGCCCGATTCGTAAAGCCGCTGCCGAAGAAACTGATCGGCGATCGCGCGTACGACAGTGACGGGCTCGACGCGCAGTTGGGTGAGCGCGGCGTAGAAATGATCGCGCCACATAACCCCAGAAGGAAGACAAAGACACAGGACCTTCGCGCGCTGCGACGATACCGCCGCAGGTGGCATGTCGAACGCCTCTTTGCCTGGATGATGCGCTTCCGTCGCATCGTTACTCGTTACGAGCGAAAGGCACGCAACTTCCTCGCTTTCGCGAAGCTCGCCTGCATGGCGATTTTGCTCCGGCAACCTACATTCCGCGGCAAGTCACGCCTCGGCGACAGTTTCCCATTCAACAGGTTGCCGGATGCGTTCTAGGGACGGGTCCCTTCACGAACCTCGCGGCCGCTCCCTACGCGGCGGATCTCCTGTGCTGCCCCAAGTGCGAAGCTCGTATCGAAGAAGAGCCAGCGAAGCTGATGCCATCCTGACGTGCGAATCGTGCGGTCAGAGCACGCATCTTCGGTCTCTGCGACGCACCGACGAACATGAACCGCCGGTTGTCTGTGGATACCTCACCCTGACCTTCTACAACTGGCCGCCGGTGGACCTTCCGGCATGGAAGGCGAACATCGAGCTGCTCGTGCAGGGAGCCCTTCGTGGACCTTCGTCGATACCGAGCAAACGATGGCGACGCCACCCTTCGCGAACGAGCCACGTTCGCGCGGGTTGGACCGGTGGCGCGAGTCCGGTGAGCCCGCCGAGATCGCGCAGCGCGTACTCGAAAAGGGCGTCCCTACGCCACCCGTCAAACCATGCGGCGGAGGATCGTGGATCGAGCCAAGCGGGAGACGTTCCGTGTTTCCTATGATTCATGAGTACGTAAAGCAGCGCATTGCGAACCTCCCGTGGTCTCCTGAGCGCGTGGGCGTGATACCGCTCTTTCCATACCGATCCACGGCGTGCAAGCGCACGATTGACTGCGCGCGCCAGCCGAATCGTGAGTCCGTGCATTCCGCGTGACAAGGTGACCTTGTCGTGGGCCTCCACGATCAAATGGACATGGTCGTGCTGGATCGAGAAGTGCACGACCCGAAACTCCGCATCGGATGCATCTTTGATGCTTCGCACCAGCAACGCGAATACCGCGCCTGTTCGCAGGCCGTGCACGTCTTCGCGGGTTCGCAGTGTGACATGAACCGGATGTGCAGCCTTGTGAATGGGGCGTGCGCGATGAGACACGCCCGCCTTCGGACTGCGCTTCCTGCCCGCCCCCTTCCGCCGACCACCCCATGAACGGCCGGGCGGCAGCTCGAGCTGCTGCGATTTGATCGCCCGCTTCATCTTGAATAAGGCATATAATAAATATGGCAACAAATCAAGTTATTCTAAGCTCCGCCCGCGACAGCGATAACCCGTTAGAAGCCTATTTGATAACATCGGTAACACCCTGGCCGTGGCGAGGCGGTGTAGCGTTGCCCTCGGAGGGAACACCTGCCGTGGAGCAGAGGAGCAATTCATCGCTTCGCATGGCCAAAGGCATCGCGGAGCTCTGTCGCAGATGCTCGATAAGCCGCTTCCGAGGCCATTGCGCGCTTGAAGGCCGTTCACGTCGACCGCTCGATCGCACTCAGCAACGCGGCTTCGACAGGTTTTGCAGGGAGTACAACCACGTCCGCCCGCATGAGGCCCTTGGCAATGGCATTCCCGTCGCCTTCTACGAGAAGGCCCGCCAACGCTTGCCCGAACCGTGCTTTGGATGCGACTTCGAGACCAGGCGCGTATCCAGGCCCGGTCGACGGCCCGAAGCTCGTACACTTCGGAACCCTTCACATCGGCACGCTGTCGCGCAAAGACAAGTCCCTGCAATTTGCCGCGAGCAACGAGACCCCAACAGCGCTCGCCGTCACACCCCTCTTTCGGCGGGGGATGCCGCCGCTCCTGTGTCCCTAGAAAATATCGCCCGCCCCATGTCCTTGACGGTACACCGTCGGCGACAGCGGTAACCGATTACGAGCTTGTTTCATCATATCGGTAACACCCATCCTGGGGCGAGGAGGGGTAGCCTGGTCGCGCAGGTCGGCCGGGCACCAGGTTCTATTTGCGGGATTGCTCTCTACGGCAAGCCACTTCTCCGGAGCCCCGAAGCCGCTCTCGACGACTTAGCCCGCGATGGGGGCGGCGCTGGCCGCGGCGACGCCTTGGGCGGCGAGGATGCCTAGGTTCTTCTCGATGAGGGCGGTGTCGCAGTGGACGCGGAACTCGATTGCCTTGCCCCAGCGAAGGCGCAGGATGAAAACCCCTTGATTCGGTAGCGGATCGTCGTTGCGATCGCGGGCCTCGTCCGCCCATTCGATGGCGGCTTGTGTGTTCCACGGAGGGCCCGCGACAATGAGCTTTTTGATGTCGAAGCGGATTCCTGGAAAGACGTTTGCCAGCCGCTCGTACCATTCCTTGATGCGGGCCGGTGATGTCCGCTTTCCGGAGAGCGCGTGGCGGCCTGCAAACCAGTGGACGGCGCCCGGGTCGAACTGGCGCGTGATGAACGCGTAGTCACCCGCGTTGAGTCGAGCGAAAACCTCCCTCAGGTGGCGTCGGACGAAGAAGTGGTACATCCCCTCGAGCATAGCGCCAATATTGATGCCGTCAACATTGGCGGCAAAGGGCTCTTCCCGTGATAGATGTAGGCCGTGGCGAGATTACCTGGAGGGCTGCGACCGCAAAAGAAACCCGCGGGCAGGTATCATCATGGCGAGCTTCGCCGCGCGCTGCTCGATGCCGCGCTCGGCATTGTCGAGAAGGATGGAACCGGTGCCGTTTCGCTGAGTGCTGCCGCGCGGCGCGTCGGTGTCTCGCCCCAAGCGAGCTACAACCACTTTCGTGACAAGGGCGCGTTGCTCGCGGCCATGGCGGAGGAGGGGCTGCGTGGGCTCGAGCGGAGCATGCGCGAGGCCGGCGCGGCCGATCTCGGTGAAGGCGAGCGCCTCGAGGCCATCGGTGTTGCGTATGTCGCGCACGCGAGTGCCCACCCCGCACACTTTCGCTTGCTCAGTGCTCCCGAGCTCGCAGACAAGACGGAGCACCCGCAGCTCTTGGCCGCGTACGAAGCCGCGTTCGGCGTGCTCCTCGCAGCCATCGAGGCGTGCCAAGCGACCGGCGTCGTGCGCAAGGCCGATGCGCGGAAACTCGCGCGCGCCGCATGGGCGATGGTTCACGGCGTGGCGTGGCTGCTCGTCGATGGGCAATTCGCGGTCGCCGGAGCCGACGCCGCACATGTGGCGCGTGAGTCGGTGCGGGTGCTGTTCAAAGGACTGGACGCGCGCCGTTAGCGCAAAGAGGCCCGGCCCGCGTTCAGCGGAAGCTCAACGCGTGCGGTCGTTCCTTGACCGAGTTCGCTCGTCAGGGACAAGGTGCCGCCGTGGGCCTCGACGATGTGGCGTGCGAGTGTGAGGCCGAGTCCGAGTCCGCCGGTGGCGCGGGTGCGGCTGCGATCGGCGCGGAAGAAAGGCTCGAAGATGCGCTCGAGATCCGCGGCGGCGATACCGATGCCGTAATCGCGCACCTCGACCACGACGCCGTCGGGAATCGATGCGCACGATAGATGAATCGGGCGATGGCCGTCGTCGGTGTACTTGTGGGCATTCTCCAGCAAATTGTCGAATACCCTTCGCAGAAGGCGCGGGTCGGCCAAGATCGTCGGCATTGGAGTCGAAATCGACGCGTCGAGCTCGCGCTCGGAATGGGCCGATCGAAACCGCGACACGGATCTCTCGAGAAGGCCGCTCAGCCTCACGGACTCGAACGAAATGGGAGGAAGTGCGCTTGCGGAACCTGCTCCCTCGCGGAGTGCGAGACGTGTCGCCGTGAGCACGTCGCCCACGAGCACTTCGAGATCGGCCAGGTCCTCGGCGATGTCACGCAGCGAGTCGTGCGCGGTCGTGGCATCGCCCTCCGCGGCAAGGTCCAGCGCGATTCGGATTCGCTGGAGTGGGGTTCGCAGCTCGTGGGAAATGTTCGCCAGAAGCTCGCGCTTGGCCTGAATGGCCTTGGTCACCCGATCCGCCATATCGTCGAATGCCCGCGCGACGTCCCCCAGTTCGTCGGTGCGTAGCAAGTGCGTGCGCGCCGACAGGCGGCCCGCGCCGAACGCCCTCGCCGTGGACGCGAGCCTCTCGAGCGGAACGGCCAGCGACCGCGCGGTGAGCCACGACGAAATACCAACTACCGCCAGTACGAAAATACCAAATAGAGCGACGCCAGGCGACGGGGGAAGATCGGGAAAGGATACGACCATCTGCATGGGCAACTCGCCGCGAAGGTCGAGACGGCGGCGCCTCACGGCCGACGGTTGCGGCTCGGCCAATGGCTGCGACTGCGAGAACGCAATCGGTGCCCCATTCGCATCGTAAATCGTGACGGACCAGTGCAACTCGTCCGCGGCGCGGTCCACGATAGGCTGCAGGGACGCGCGATCTCGCGCCTCGGCCTCGAGCGTCGCGACCACGAAGTTCAGCGCGCTATCGCGAAACATCGCAATGCGCGACGAACGCATCACCAAAAATACCACGACCGCCACGATGGCAACGACCGCAAACTGCGCCATACCTACGAGGTAAATGCGCTGCACGAGGCGCAAACGTCGCACGTCACTCCTGTTCCAGGGCAAGCATGTAGCCCCTACGGCGCACGGTTTTGAGCATGCGGGGATGGCGCGGATCGTCATTCAGCTTCTGCCGCAAGCGCGAGATATGCACGTCAATCGCGCGCTCGAACGTTTCGTCGGCGCTCCCGCGCACGATTTCCACGAGCTGCTCGCGAGTCATCACGCGGCCTGCACTCTCGGCGAGTGCGCGAAGCAACATGAACTCGTACGTGGTGAGCGCGAGCCCTTCACCATGGATCGTGGCACTCATGGCCCGTGGATCGAGAACGAGCCCGCCGACGCGCAGCCGCTCGATGGGCGGCCCAGCACGCCCGCGGGCGCGACGCACGTGCGCCCGAATGCGCGCCAGCAGCTCCCGCGAGGAAAACGGTTTGACCAGGTAATCGTCCGCACCGCCCTCGAGTCCCATGACGCGATCGGCTTCCTCGGTGCGTGCACTGACCATGATGATGGGAACCCCGGTGCGGCTACGCAGCTGCCGGCATACTTCGATGCCGTCGGCACCGGGCATCATGAGATCCAGAAGCACCACGTCCGGATCGCCCCGCATGACCGCAGTGATCCCGGTGGCACCATCCTCCGCCAACGTGATGCTGAGGCCATGCGACTCGAGGTACTTGGCCATGAGGCATGCCGTACGAACGTCGTCCTCGATGTAAACGACGGAAATGCCATCTTCCGTACGATTCGCAGGAGGCTCCATCATCAACGAGTTACGACATAAAGGTTGGCTTTGCATTCTTCATCTTGAATGCCTGCACCACGTTGGATCGGACGTGCCGTCGATTCCGTATTGTAAACACACGTAATCTTGAGCCGGTCCCCTGGCTCGAGCTGCAACGGCTCATCGTAAATGAAGAGCCGCTGGCTGTAGAAATTCCAATGGTCGAAGTTTGCGGCGCAATCGCGGGAGGCACCGCGAACAAGGTCGATCTGCATCGTTCGACCCAGCGTGTGCATCTGCGGGGCCACGCCGAGAACGGTGGTCGGACGATCCACTGCGCGTTCGCCCTCGGCTTCGACTTGGACTTTGCCAGGGGCCAGCGCGATGTCGCGCGCGGAGAGCGCCTCGAAGGACGCTGCCCGAACCTCCTCGATGTCGTTGAGCCTCATATCCACTCGAGTTCGAGTGGCGGCGCCCAACCCCGACGTGATCACGTTGTAGTGAATTTGGACCACCAACTTGCGACGCGCCTCGAGACGCAATCCGGTCCCTTCCGGAAATGGCAATGAAGGCGAATCCCACGTCCAGCTCGCAACGAGGCGCGCCGGCTCGGCCCGTGGCGAGCCGTAGCATGAATAGCCCGGCCCCGGATCCTCGCGATCGAGACGCGCGATCTCGGCCTCCGCCTCGTCGGATTCGGGGGAAAAGATGGTCACTTGCGCCACCATGCGCGGATCGGTGGACACGACGCGAATCCCGGTGAGCATGCGATCGCGCGGAAGCTCCGGGTCCACCACGAAACATCGATACGCGCTGGCGCCGAGTCCCGCCGTGTAGTCGGCGCCCGTGTCCAGGGTCACGTCGGCGCGCCCGATATCGGGCAAGGATTTGCGCTCGAGGGGCGACGGCGCGGAGGGATCGCCCCGGGGCATCCCCTGCTCTTGCCAATGAACCAAGGTCGAGAGTTCCTCGTTGGTGAGCCACGAGGAATCGTTCCAGGTCCTGCAGATGCCGCTGTTTTCAGCGATCCACGGCGGCATCATGCGCGCTTGAACCATGTATTTCATCTTCGC
It includes:
- a CDS encoding TetR/AcrR family transcriptional regulator; translation: MARLPGGLRPQKKPAGRYHHGELRRALLDAALGIVEKDGTGAVSLSAAARRVGVSPQASYNHFRDKGALLAAMAEEGLRGLERSMREAGAADLGEGERLEAIGVAYVAHASAHPAHFRLLSAPELADKTEHPQLLAAYEAAFGVLLAAIEACQATGVVRKADARKLARAAWAMVHGVAWLLVDGQFAVAGADAAHVARESVRVLFKGLDARR
- a CDS encoding DUF2252 domain-containing protein; this translates as MRRHDSYHRSIFAIPLLALALNAISTIGCAGSSVEEASSGDDSLRAAAGEAGPITASELGGSLDRAHLRATNPDLDDTAFQLKWAAAKKDALSFFRSFDAAYHADLAGVPVARVPGKETLCAGDAHQENFGFMKLPSGTRFAVNDFDDAGYCPAAFDAARFFAAISLGYGDDALTKQVLERYVDTLKDASKAKTIDSDLAPSWKKKHEKGLSKYTKNGAFVLDDETKLSAPDSADRAAVVAAVSSDSRLGGATVRDVADYERVNGGSGGLRRIWVLADVSSTRTILELKELTSPGVTWGRHTRTLEPSARFDTLKRTFWGDADPGDVFTVSLLGETFMLRDRLVRDAPDLGDLSAGDRSKVLEVEASQLAILHTSAFSEVKKDALRTWLSGTAQTLATRWKKAWSAARSGP
- a CDS encoding YafY family transcriptional regulator, yielding MTASWGSAMTRSERLLRLVEVLRGYRSPVSGAVLAGKLQVSLRTLYRDVAALQKMGARIDGEPGVGYVLRPGFLLPPLIFTEEELEALTVGWRWVAEKADTRLADAGRTALSKIAAVLPRDLRRGLDASGVLVIGERKQAPAAGDEELSKIRRAIRTESKLSISYKDGHGKETRRVIWPLALGFFQIWRVVAAWCELRTDLRHFRTDRISKITVLNERYPKSRQALLREWTETKGFKPR
- a CDS encoding nuclear transport factor 2 family protein, which translates into the protein MYHFFVRRHLREVFARLNAGDYAFITRQFDPGAVHWFAGRHALSGKRTSPARIKEWYERLANVFPGIRFDIKKLIVAGPPWNTQAAIEWADEARDRNDDPLPNQGVFILRLRWGKAIEFRVHCDTALIEKNLGILAAQGVAAASAAPIAG
- a CDS encoding HAMP domain-containing histidine kinase — its product is MRRLRLVQRIYLVGMAQFAVVAIVAVVVFLVMRSSRIAMFRDSALNFVVATLEAEARDRASLQPIVDRAADELHWSVTIYDANGAPIAFSQSQPLAEPQPSAVRRRRLDLRGELPMQMVVSFPDLPPSPGVALFGIFVLAVVGISSWLTARSLAVPLERLASTARAFGAGRLSARTHLLRTDELGDVARAFDDMADRVTKAIQAKRELLANISHELRTPLQRIRIALDLAAEGDATTAHDSLRDIAEDLADLEVLVGDVLTATRLALREGAGSASALPPISFESVRLSGLLERSVSRFRSAHSERELDASISTPMPTILADPRLLRRVFDNLLENAHKYTDDGHRPIHLSCASIPDGVVVEVRDYGIGIAAADLERIFEPFFRADRSRTRATGGLGLGLTLARHIVEAHGGTLSLTSELGQGTTARVELPLNAGRASLR
- a CDS encoding transposase, which produces MSHRARPIHKAAHPVHVTLRTREDVHGLRTGAVFALLVRSIKDASDAEFRVVHFSIQHDHVHLIVEAHDKVTLSRGMHGLTIRLARAVNRALARRGSVWKERYHAHALRRPREVRNALLYVLMNHRKHGTSPAWLDPRSSAAWFDGWRRDALFEYALRDLGGLTGLAPPVQPARTWLVREGWRRHRLLGIDEGPRRAPCTSSSMFAFHAGRSTGGQL
- a CDS encoding response regulator transcription factor — protein: MMEPPANRTEDGISVVYIEDDVRTACLMAKYLESHGLSITLAEDGATGITAVMRGDPDVVLLDLMMPGADGIEVCRQLRSRTGVPIIMVSARTEEADRVMGLEGGADDYLVKPFSSRELLARIRAHVRRARGRAGPPIERLRVGGLVLDPRAMSATIHGEGLALTTYEFMLLRALAESAGRVMTREQLVEIVRGSADETFERAIDVHISRLRQKLNDDPRHPRMLKTVRRRGYMLALEQE
- a CDS encoding nuclear transport factor 2 family protein produces the protein MTKNANTSPALELALAYHEAWKNRDHATAMKVVADDVVSETPFGRIEGGDALHEAESSFAPMLEGATMVAAYGDETTALLMYYTHTQPVSSVLSAKHFTTNNGKITAIKALYDKSVFANAPNRQ